Genomic DNA from Phyllopteryx taeniolatus isolate TA_2022b chromosome 10, UOR_Ptae_1.2, whole genome shotgun sequence:
TAAGCACACCTTTTCCACGGTATTGAACATTTTACACCACATGCTGGATTTGATCAATCTTTTCAACTTTTCTAGTGCGGCTAGCAAAGAGTTTCTGcagttcatttcatttcacagtTGCCTGAGGGTgaatgtgaaatgaaaaagaCAATTTGTGGAGGTAAGATGAGCTCCAATATCAAGATCCCACAAAAGACTGAACACGAGCGTGATTGTAAGGCTGCGTAAGTGAGCAGTGAAAAGCTTCTAATTATATCGCGGAGGCGGAGAAGTGCGATGGTGGCGTAAAAGATTCCTTACAGGCACAAATCCTTTGTCTGAGGGCAGACAAAATGACCTCTTGACTGACAGCGAAGACGTTCTTAAGGGGGACCATCAtgtaaaacaaactttttaataCCTTTAAAAAGGTAAGCATGTGCTCGTGGTTGaattacataaaaacattgtttgttaCATTGTTAGAGAAAACTCCACCAGCCTGCACTGATCATGTCTACCTTCGTGCGGTTGAACTACGACTGTAAACCGATACGATGAGGAGGATGATTAAACGTACAGTCTCTGAGCAGGTCGACGGCGCTCAGGATCTCGGCGCGTTGATCCGGGTCGGTGATGTTCAGCTCATTGAGGTGAGACTCCCTTAGGCCCGTGAAGTCTTCCAGGGTCTGGAATCCATGCATGGACAGCAAGGAAGTCAACTCCTGGAATAGGATGAAGGTAGATATTGATAATTCATTTGTTATACATCTACAGCAAGCAAGCAATCATTCAGTGACACTGTAGTCGTCGGACTGTGCGAGACAGGAGAGGAGCAGACGGGAAATGGTTTCAAACGGCTACCTTGTGGCCAATGATGATGATCTATAGTATCGATTGTACCATGAGGGACAGGAACGGACACAAGAGAAACCGATTAGTAGGCGTCGCACCGTCAGACCAATGCAGTCCAGGACCTCCTCCAGGGTCGACGGTTTGGACTTGTTTCGGTTAGTCTTGCTGTCACAACGTCTGCGCCTGACCGGGGGGCTCTCGTCCGGCAGGAGGTTGACGTAGATGAACTTAAAGGAGCCCACCTTGCGGTTGAGTTTCCCTGTCCAGGTGCCCACGGGAGGCTTCTCAATGATGTGGATGATGTCACCTTTCTGGAGGAGGGAGGAAGCACAAACACGATCCAAACATTATAACTTAACCCCAAGCCCTAACCGCTGGCAGGAACCTCATCTTTAACGGATCCCTAACCCATAACCCTAAGACAAAAAAACTAACCTTAAAACCTTATAGGCCTAAACTCTATAGGCCTAAACCTAACGTCTGACCTATCTGAAGCCCAAACCCTGAGACCTGGTTCTAACCCCCATGCTAACCATTTGTACACCGCTTAATTTCGGATAAAACGCAGGTGGGGTTCCTTCGGGTGCCAACACTGCATGCACCTTACAATATTTCCAGTCATGTGAGGCTCAACATGAAGACGACGATTTGAGAATGTCATCTATCAGACTCGCCTGAAGTTTCAGGGAGTCCACATCATAAGGACTGGGAGTGAAGTCGGTGTGCGCCACGGCTCGGCCACAGAAAGGTCCGTTGAATGAGACCACGTTCTCGTCCAGTCTCATGCTGTCCCTCTGGCAGTAACCGCTGTCCAGGCTCTGTCTGTCGCTGTCTAAAGAGGAAGCACACGTTCAGACCAGGATGCTCGACGGCGACGTGGGGCGATGGTGAGGCGGTCTTACTGCCGGGAAATGGGCAGGTGACAGGACTGGACACGGTGTCCTCTGAGCCCGTAGAGCACGTAGACGTCCTCTGGCCTCCCCAATTGGGCGAGATGGGGGACATTTGCTCACTGCTCTCCCCCTGAAGAGCCTATAACAGACACCGGATGGACCAAGCGCCACCgcaaattgcaaaaataaaaaaaaaaaaagaatacaaatccgcaaatagatgaatttgcaaatgccgacCCACGAATATGCGGGGATCCACcgtatttgaaaatgtaaactccattttttttctccgcgATACAATGCCTTTACT
This window encodes:
- the sash3 gene encoding SAM and SH3 domain-containing protein 3 — protein: MLRRRPSSASEKEQVQKKKLTLQRSSSFKDFMKLKVTSPVTPDKEFVLDETVEGDTDGGKSGSKLGKKWHNVISRTMTRKTSKMVQTFLAEEGALQGESSEQMSPISPNWGGQRTSTCSTGSEDTVSSPVTCPFPGNSDRQSLDSGYCQRDSMRLDENVVSFNGPFCGRAVAHTDFTPSPYDVDSLKLQKGDIIHIIEKPPVGTWTGKLNRKVGSFKFIYVNLLPDESPPVRRRRCDSKTNRNKSKPSTLEEVLDCIGLTELTSLLSMHGFQTLEDFTGLRESHLNELNITDPDQRAEILSAVDLLRDSEDESSPQQEGEEVEDRSEEDAKEPRDSGCFESAEQLDVRPEEAKSDKEFHDEETEQEEKMDDVQQHLQQLIVQDEELKSPQWFM